In Humulus lupulus chromosome 7, drHumLupu1.1, whole genome shotgun sequence, the following are encoded in one genomic region:
- the LOC133789483 gene encoding glucose-1-phosphate adenylyltransferase small subunit, chloroplastic/amyloplastic-like, protein MDYEMFIQAHTETDADITVAALPMDEQRATAFGLMKIDEEGRIIEFAEKPKGEQLKAMKVDTTILGLDDERAKEMSYTDFRNCGYTWS, encoded by the exons ATGGATTATGAGATGTTTATTCAGGCACACACAGAGACTGATGCGGATATCACTGTGGCTGCACTGCCAATGGATGAACAGAGAGCCACTGCTTTTGGTCTGATGAAGATCGATGAAGAAGGACGGATTATTGAATTTGCTGAGAAACCCAAAGGGGAGCAACTCAAAGCTATGAAG GTTGATACTACCATTTTGGGTCTTGATGATGAGAGAGCCAAGGAGATGTCTTACACTGATTTTAGAAATTGTGGGTACACTTGGTCCTAA